The following DNA comes from Pseudomonadota bacterium.
TTACGTTGAACAGGTTGGCCCCATCAGCGCTACGCTTGATTACGAAAAGGTTAGCGAGCGTGATGTTGAGGCCAATATCGTGCGGTGTCCGGAACCGGGCGCTGCCATCAAGATGATTGAGCTTATCCGCGAGGTACAGGCTGCGGGCGATTCGATCGGAGGGGTTATTCGGTGCGTCATTAAGGGCTGCCCAGCAGGGCTCGGCGAGCCGGTCTTTGATAAACTACATGCAGATCTCGGCAAGGCCATGCTCAGCATAAATGCGGTCAAGGGCTTTGAGATCGGTCTCGGCTTTGGGGCGGTTCACCTGCGCGGCAGCCAGCACAACGACCCTTTTATTAT
Coding sequences within:
- the aroC gene encoding chorismate synthase, whose protein sequence is YVEQVGPISATLDYEKVSERDVEANIVRCPEPGAAIKMIELIREVQAAGDSIGGVIRCVIKGCPAGLGEPVFDKLHADLGKAMLSINAVKGFEIGLGFGAVHLRGSQHNDPFIIDEDGEVSTQTNNAGGVLGGISSGETITCRIAFKPVATIAKEQDTVTTSGSPTKIAAAGRHDPCVLPRAVPIVDAMAALVIMDHFLRQRAQNG